The Tubulanus polymorphus chromosome 1, tnTubPoly1.2, whole genome shotgun sequence genome contains a region encoding:
- the LOC141914879 gene encoding uncharacterized protein LOC141914879, with amino-acid sequence MASGVQVRDECVTTLEEIRMDRLYRYVVLGLSDDLKEICVLKKSSRDATYEDFIEDMMDAAKKRQCRYAIFDVSYDAGNGDERAPREKLCLIMWSPDNATIKQKMLYTSSSDALKKKLEGISKHLQATDMDEISWETILTKCK; translated from the exons ATG GCATCTGGAGTCCAAGTAAGAGATGAATGCGTTACGACTCTTGAAGAAATCAGGATGGACAGACTTTACAGATATGTTGTTCTCGGGCTCTCAGATGACTTAAAAGAAATATGTGTATTGAAGAAATCTTCAAGGG aTGCTACGTATGAAGATTTCATTGAAGATATGATGGATGCTGCTAAGAAACGCCAGTGTCGATATGCTATATTTGATGTTTCATATGATGCAGGCAATGGTGATGAGCGGGCGCCTAGAGAAAAACTGTGTCTTATCATGTG GTCGCCAGATAATGCTACAATCAAGCAGAAGATGTTGTACACTAGCAGCAGTGATGCACTGAAGAAGAAACTAGAAGGAATCTCAAAACATCTGCAAGCAACGGATATGGATGAAATCTCATGGGAGACAATACTGACAAAATGCAAGTGA
- the LOC141912567 gene encoding cytochrome c oxidase subunit 8A, mitochondrial-like, whose translation MSGILRGISSRALPLVRLSGIQRANLVSGPPKNRISFPEKAGVGIVMSICVVAPAGYIMMNIENYKKRD comes from the exons ATGTCCGGAATTTTAAGAGGAATTTCGAGCCGTGCTCTGCCACTAGTGAGGCTATCTGGCATCCAGAGAGCTAATTTAGTATCCGGACCACCGAAGAATAGGATTTCCTTCCCG GAAAAGGCGGGCGTTGGTATAGTGATGTCTATATGTGTCGTAGCTCCCGCTGGTTAtattatgatgaatatagaAAACTACAAGAAGAGAGATTAA
- the LOC141911066 gene encoding uncharacterized protein LOC141911066 — protein sequence MSSVSTNTEESCSDVTLVKTEKQKNNVVLVAKKDNKMNNNQKVSSKITRTFNDPLKKVTVTKTASATNVSSKLHSPKKLGAFSTSKKDLASVGKRKRFVSKSSPTITQSPKRNPLKAKCRIDFSMKPEIKFSNQKTFPVSAKKINVKQSTMGYSQLRQAELELRQKYEELELKMRTTEENHKLMVSNLEDELRTYQGQVKDLQGEKNELLETLSIKDAEYIKSSTALGKKLEMCENRLIELQIDPVSLKSLNVEQQEKENVNEIRLKQKEQAKVLLDKLELFTQKTSSYLSSVVAVNKETIADETSEMNCTDIDVNQTTTDDNHRHGQVLSVADTIQQENV from the exons ATGTCTTCTGTATCAACAAATACTGAAGAAAGCTGTAGTGATGTAACATTAGTAAAAACCgagaaacaaaaaaataatgttGTATTGGTCGCTAAGAAAGACAACAAAATGAACAATAATCAAAAAGTATCATCAAAAATTACTCGGACGTTCAATGATCCGCTCAAAAAGGTTACGGTTACAAAAACTGCAAGCGCCACAAATGTGTCATCAAAACTTCACAGTCCGAAAAAGCTGGGCGCATTTTCCACTTCGAAAAAGGATCTTGCTTCAGTTGGAAAACGGAAAAGATTCGTCTCAAAGTCCAGTCCTACTATCACACAATCACCGAAACGTAACCCGCTGAAAGCGAAATGTCGAATTGACTTCAGTATGAAGCCGGAAATCAAATTCTCAAACCAAAAAACATTTCCTGTTTCGGCAAAGAAAATCAATGTTAAGCAATCTACAATGGG ATATTCACAACTTCGCCAAGCTGAGCTTGAACTGAGGCAAAAATATGAAGAACTAGAACTAAAAATGCGGACGACAGAAGAAAACCACAAACTAATGGTATCAAATCTTGAAGATGAACTTCGCACATATCAG GGGCAAGTTAAAGATCTTCAAGGTGAAAAGAACGAACTTTTGG AAACATTATCAATTAAAGATGCTGAATATATAAAAAGTTCAACCGCACTTGGTAAAAAATT AGAAATGTGTGAGAACAGATTGATTGAGCTTCAAATAGACCCTG ttTCATTGAAGAGTTTGAATGTGGAGCAacaggaaaaagaaaatgttaatgaaattcgTTTAAAGCAAAAG GAACAAGCGAAAGTTCTACTCGATAAGCTGGAATTATTCACTCAGAAGACAAGCTCCTATCTATCATCAGTGGTAGCAGTGAACAAG GAAACGATTGCTGACGAAACATCGGAGATGAACTGCACAGATATAGACGTAAATCAAACTACGACTGATGATAATCATCGTCATGGACAAGTTTTATCAGTAGCTGACACAATTCAACAAGAAAATGTTTAG
- the LOC141908752 gene encoding uncharacterized protein LOC141908752: protein MSGIPSQNVQKGEFAVADNCRPSCGDPTTKTAQSSSVSDHETTTKLLENADENHSNNSSSHKTKNNMMNGFVSIHHDKSIIENGLLTHKTNNRVKVTNETADHVNSAISVLTPINIGSNNQHIGDQSTNDKSITTTTNNLKPSSVANALECSHLNSCVQKCSKADVLNDVTLDTEQKLGTLSLDDSESKQRTDEERTESSSKSQKISAPTSEISYVVYESERQMPDIMRLITKDLSEPYSIYTYRYFIHNWPKLCFLAMDGDITIGAIVCKLDLHKKMVRRGYIAMLAVDSNYRRRKIGSQLVLKAIKAMVADECDEVVLETEITNKAALHLYENLGFVRDKRLFRYYLNGVDALRLKLWLR from the exons ATGTCCGGGATTCCCTCTCAAAACGTCCAAAAGGGGGAATTTGCTGTCGCGGACAACTGTCGCCCGTCCTGTGGTGATCCAACAACAAAAACGGCACAATCATCATCTGTTTCAGACCATGAAACCACCactaaattattagaaaatgctGATGAAAATCACAGTAATAACTCATCTTCGCACAAAACTAAGAATAATATGATGAACGGTTTCGTAAGCATACATCATGATAAGTCGATTATTGAAAATGGACTTTTAACTCATAAAACCAACAACAGAGTAAAAGTGACGAATGAAACTGCAGATCATGTGAATTCAGCGATATCTGTGTTAACGCCGATTAATATCGGATCCAATAATCAACACATCGGCGATCAATCGACTAATGATAAGTCGATAACTACGACAACAAACAATTTAAAGCCATCATCGGTGGCGAACGCGTTAGAATGCTCCCATTTGAATTCATGCGTTCAAAAGTGTTCTAAAGCTGATGTGCTTAACGATGTGACGTTAGACACGGAACAGAAACTAGGTACGCTAAGTTTAGACGATAGCGAATCGAAACAAAGGACTGATGAGGAAAGAACTGAATCGTCGTCGAAATCGCAAAAAATTAGTGCTCCAACCAGTGAAATTAGTTATGTTGTGTATGAATCGGAGAGACAAATGCCTGACATAATGAGGCTTATTACTAAAGACCTATCAGAACCGTATTCTATATACACTTACCGGTATTTTATACACAATTGGCCGAAACTGTGTTTTTTG GCTATGGATGGTGATATTACAATTGGTGCCATTGTCTGTAAGCTGGATCTTCATAAGAAGATGGTTAGACGAGGATATATTGCTATGTTAGCTGTTGATTCCAATTACAGAAGAAGAAAAATTG GATCACAATTGGTACTAAAAGCCATCAAAGCTATGGTTGCCGATGAATGTGATGAG GTTGTGCTAGAAACGGAAATAACCAATAAAGCTGCCTTACACTTGTACGAAAACCTTGGCTTCGTTCGAGATAAACGACTGTTTCGATATTATCTAAACGGTGTCGATGCCTTAAGATTAAAACTGTGGTTGAGGTGA
- the LOC141914992 gene encoding cytochrome c oxidase assembly factor 6 homolog, with amino-acid sequence MAAAPSQAERKKCWFARDLYWKCLDENNDDKSKCLKLREQFENTCSLSWVKYFDRRKGYLKFKDKMENDGYEPIDGVKKKSGTS; translated from the exons ATGGCAGCTGCACCATCCCAggctgaaagaaaaaaatgctGGTTTGCCAGAGATCTCTACTGGAAATGTCTAGATGAGAACAATGATGATAAATCGAAATGCTTGAAATTAAGAGAGCAATTTGAAAACACTTGTTCTCTTTCATGG GTGAAATACTTCGATAGAAGGAAAGGATATCTGAAGTTCAAAGACAAAATGGAGAATGATGGATATGAACCAATAGATGGAGTTAAGAAGAAATCTGGAACATCGTGA
- the LOC141911056 gene encoding uncharacterized protein LOC141911056: MDFESIEYEIQKFVSAKSAEKVFLEVKQTCISVKHSSKCGSTVLAILWVKVLQHANNFPASRYPYKKHKDHVGVEKLILKAEDVTITVYMKKGTIMIQGQFILDWFRRRFLELLERYDAPCPLNPVKPMSYPINNGADEIISAYVPGASFNVNIHEQKDSEKEIPPAPPATAETLPVSIDDIVNCMESLNLDMLTAGQLKDELRMLRNCCVKNGQKYIYPLWRALLNKWIGQGYKTFIVTPFLDKDRLMNVADILLTNRNNVNAGELEAMYVRKKCDDPKSIHQLKKELLDEYLPNKQVHIEYHFFSKIIYPIERFHCKFIAGVKDDKAEVLITSANFHANHFVCDNFETVVFQTMSEKDFRRCFIKPIISCVSSDVNNCD; the protein is encoded by the exons ATGGATTTCGAGTCGATTGAGTATGAAATTCAAAAGTTTGTCTCTGCAAAATCGGCGGAGAAAGTGTTCCTTGAGGTGAAACAGACCTGTATTTCAGTGAAGCATTCGTCGAAATGCGGCTCCACTGTGCTGGCTATTTTGTGGGTGAAAGTCTTACAGCATGCCAACAATTTCCCAGCCAGTCGATATCCATATAAAAAACACAAAGACCACGTCGGagttgaaaaattgattttgaaagctGAAGATGTTACGATTACAGTGTACATGAAAAAAGGAACAATTATGATCCAAGGTCAATTCATATTGGATTGGTTTCGAAGACGATTTCTGGAACTGTTAGAACGATATGATGCTCCTTGTCCTTTGAATCCAGTGAAGCCGATGTCTTATCCCATAAATAATGGTGCTGATGAAATTATATCGGCATATGTTCCAGGAGCTTCTTTCAACGTGAATATTCATGAACAGAAAG attcagaaaaagaaataccTCCAGCTCCACCGGCAACTGCTGAAACATTACCAGTAtctattgatgatattgtcAATTGTATGGAATCACTTAATCTTGATATG TTGACTGCCGGACAGTTGAAAGACGAGCTCAGAATGCTGAGGAATTGTTGCGTGAAAAACGGACAAAAATACATCTATCCCCTTTGGCGGGCGCTGTTGAACAAATGGATCGGTCAGGGATATAAGACATTCATCGTCACTCCTTTTTTGGATAAGGATCGTTTGATGAACGTGGCCGATATTTTACTGACAAACCGAAACAACGTGAACGCCGGTGAACTGGAGGCGATGTACGTGCGAAAGAAGTGCGATGATCCGAAATCCATTCATCAGCTGAAAAAAGAGCTGCTAGACGAGTACTTGCCTAATAAACAAGTACACATCgagtatcattttttttcgaaaattatCTATCCAATCGAGCGATTTCATTGTAAGTTCATCGCTGGTGTGAAAGACGATAAAGCCGAAGTGTTGATCACCAGCGCTAATTTTCATGCGAATCATTTCGTTTGTGATAATTTCGAAACGGTTGTTTTTCAGACAATGTCTGAGAAAGATTTCAGACGTTGTTTTATAAAACCTATCATTTCATGTGTCTCCAGTGATGTTAATAATTGTGACTAA